In Spinacia oleracea cultivar Varoflay chromosome 5, BTI_SOV_V1, whole genome shotgun sequence, a single window of DNA contains:
- the LOC110776532 gene encoding uncharacterized protein, translating to MEGYVRRVWRNQKVDKVSMVKKRGIPVDMNMEKEEIRVVPIWVQLKLNFKYWGEKSLFKIVQQIGTPIKRDQATANRDKIYCQMVGHVAADCRKGGVRRRWVQKTTQPVVQPVTKPTVTEPEVDQEGFQRALKPIRVRSSPVVPTQIVNSYGVLTEQDQIGDTLVGLAGGEVVLQVKYGVGLVGLLEHKVKGANLGTLYQRSIFAYLVAPISGKPSFHCTFIYAFNTSVQRKELWRDLKAIKVLGPWILCGDLNCVMSADERVGSIVRKAEVEEIVDCMQECGMNDIKCVGNLFTWNNKQQGAARVFSKLDRIMGNVAWQNVYSSAEVCFMSEGQYDHCPSLLTVLPGVVVGKKPFKYFTMWKNSLVFQDSVSAPWNTTFVGSKMYIVTRKLKRVKSILKELNRVGFSDIQAAELSAYQTMLSAQEAMHHNPNDQELADQELLATNEYRIKHKAYLEFLKQKAKADWIKSGDENTALFHQSIKSRNVQNQVYTIHDMNGEWKDDPVAVSDDFVSYCKSLLGTTHVQRKSVIQQVVQVGPVCSGDHKAILSAPYTAEEVKEALFSIKGDKAPGPDGFGSHFYRDEWQVVGVDVTDAVLDVLHFGNLLKEVNHTAITLIPKTKCPRNVSDFRPISCSNTLYKCITKVLCGRLRRVLPDLILENQGGFVHGRFIVHNIMVVQDLVRQCGRKSVKPSCLMKIDLQKAYDTVDWDFLKEMLVCLEFPDQFIKLVMECVTTPMFSLMINGSMQGFFKSNRGLRQGDPMSPLLFVICMEYLSRVLQKMSGLQHFQYHPRCGQLQLTHLCFADDLILCCKGDFPSIYLLLQAFKLFSDSSGLQANKAKSSIYCYGMPENVVKRVLEVSGFSRSSLPFQHLGVPISSKRISAAQCGVLVEKMTARIRIWSFRNLSYTARDQLINSVLMSLHMYWAQIYILPKCVLNVLLWNVANIGKYVWSLATNQVNVWTKWVTSMYLKDGYSVKQVYDKLVGSKPKVHWDNMVWNRLSTPKHRFICWLAVQQRLQTTAKLASIGVSSSSDCLLCGQGIENHDHLFFSCPFSSRCLAELKIWLGIQLPVCNLQQLIKKIGCSKHSKFRKQVIFAGMAASVYTIWKSRNDSFWNGVVPTVQHFVSRLKQIVRSRIYMVMPKSISRRDSQWFLTL from the exons ATGGAGGGGTATGTTAGGAGAGTTTGGAGGAATCAGAAGGTGGATAAGGTGAGTATGGTTAAAAAAAGGGGTATTCCTG TGGATATGAACATGGAAAAGGAGGAGATAAGGGTGGTGCCAATTTGGGTGCAACTGAAATTGAACTTCAAGTATTGGGGTGAGAAGTCTTTGTTCAAAATAGTGCAACAAATTGGTACTCCTATCAAGAGGGATCAAGCTACTGCTAATAGAGATAAGATCTA TTGTCAGATGGTTGGGCATGTAGCAGCTGACTGTAGAAAAGGTGGAGTTAGGAGGAGATGGGTTCAGAAAACCACTCAACCAGTGGTTCAACCTGTGACTAAGCCAACTGTTACTGAACCAGAAGTAGATCAGGAGGGATTTCAGAGGGCTCTTAAGCCTATTAGAGTGAGGTCATCTCCTGTTGTTCCTACTCAAATTGTTAATTCTTATGGAGTATTGACAGAACAGGATCAAATAGGAGATACTCTAGTTGGGTTAGCTGGTGGTGAGGTTGTTTTGCAAGTG AAGTATGGGGTTGGTTTAGTTGGCCTTCTAGAACACAAAGTAAAGGGTGCTAACTTAGGCACTCTTTACCAAAGG TCAATTTTTGCATATCTTGTTGCTCCAATAAGTGGtaagcctagcttccattgtacTTTCATTTATGCTTTCAATACTAGTGTTCAGAGGAAGGAATTGTGGAGGGATTTGAAGGCCATCAAAGTGCTTGGTCCCTGGATTCTGTGTGGTGATCTAAATTGTGTCATGTCTGCTGATGAGAGAGTTGGTAGTATTGTTAGGAAAGCTGAAGTGGAAGAAATTGTTGATTGCATGCAAGAGTGTGGAATGAATGATATCAAGTGTGTAGGCAATTTATTCACCTGGAATAATAAACAACAGGGTGCAGCTAGAGTATTTTCTAAGCTTGATAGAATTATGGGGAATGTTGCATGGCAGAATGTGTACAGTTCTGCTGAAGTGTGTTTCATGAGTGAAGGTCAGTATGATCATTGTCCTAGTCTTCTTACTGTATTGCCTGGTGTAGTGGTAGGGAAGAAGCCTTTCAAGTATTTCACCATGTGGAAGAATTCTCTTGTGTTCCAGGATTCAGTTTCTGCTCCTTGGAATACAACTTTTGTTGGTAGCAAAATGTATATTGTGACCAGGAAACTGAAAAGAGTTAAATCTATTTTGAAAGAGCTGAATAGGGTGGGTTTTTCTGATATTCAAGCTGCTGAACTGAGTGCTTATCAAACAATGTTGTCTGCACAAGAAGCTATGCATCATAATCCTAATGATCAGGAGCTAGCTGATCAGGAACTGCTTGCCACTAATGAGTATAGAATTAAGCATAAAGCTTACTTGGAATTCTTGAAGCAAAAAGCTAAGGCTGATTGGATTAAATCTGGAGATGAGAACACAGCTTTATTCCATCAGAGTATTAAAAGTAGAAATGTGCAGAATCAAGTCTATACTATTCATGATATGAATGGTGAGTGGAAGGATGATCCAGTGGCTGTGTCAGATGATTTTGTTTCTTATTGTAAATCTCTTCTTGGTACAACTCATGTTCAAAGGAAGTCTGTGATTCAGCAAGTTGTCCAGGTGGGACCCGTGTGTTCTGGAGATCACAAGGCCATTTTATCTGCTCCTTATACTGCTGAAGAAGTTAAAGAAGCTTTGTTCTCTATCAAGGGTGATAAGGCTCCTGGGCCAGATGGCTTTGGTTCTCACTTTTATAGAGATGAATGGCAAGTTGTGGGTGTTGATGTCACTGATGCTGTCCTAGATGTGTTGCATTTTGGTAACTTGTTGAAAGAGGTAAATCACACTGCTATCACCCTTATTCCTAAAACTAAGTGTCCTAGGAATGTGAGTGATTTTAGACCTATTTCATGTTCTAACACCTTGTATAAGTGTATCACCAAAGTTCTGTGTGGGAGATTAAGGAGAGTATTACCTGATCTCATTTTGGAAAATCAGGGTGGTTTTGTTCATGGGAGATTCATTGTGCACAACATTATGGTGGTTCAGGATCTTGTGAGACAATGTGGTAGGAAGAGTGTCAAGCCTAGTTGTTTGATGAAAATAGATTTGCAGAAAGCTTATGACACAGTTGATTGGGATTTTCTCAAAGAAATGTTGGTGTGTCTAGAGTTTCCAGATCAGTTTATAAAGCTTGTTATGGAATGTGTTACCACTCCTATGTTCTCTTTGATGATTAATGGATCAATGCAAGGATTCTTTAAGTCTAATAGGGGTTTGAGGCAAGGTGACCCTATGTCTCCTCTCCTTTTTGTCATTTGCATGGAGTACTTGTCCAGAGTTTTACAGAAAATGAGTGGATTGCAGCATTTTCAGTATCACCCCAGGTGTGGTCAGCTTCAGTTGACTCACTTATGTTTTGCAGATGACTTGATCCTATGTTGCAAAGGGGATTTCCCTTCCATATATTTGTTACTTCAAGCATTCAAGCTGTTTTCAGATTCTTCTGGTTTACAAGCAAATAAGGCTAAATCTTCCATTTATTGTTATGGTATGCCTGAGAATGTTGTGAAAAGAGTTCTAGAGGTGTCTGGTTTTAGCAGAAGCAGTCTTCCATTTCAACACCTGGGTGTTCCTATTAGCTCAAAGAGAATTTCAGCTGCACAGTGTGGGGTGTTAGTTGAAAAAATGACAGCTAGAATAAGAATCTGGAGTTTTAGAAATCTCTCCTACACTGCAAGGGATCAGTTGATCAACTCTGTTCTCATGAGTCTCCATATGTATTGGGCTCAGATTTATATTCTCCCTAAGTGTGTGCT GAATGTGTTACTGTGGAATGTGGCAAACATAGGAAAGTATGTGTGGTCCCTTGCTACTAATCAGGTCAATGTCTGGACAAAATGGGTGACATCTATGTATTTAAAAGATGGG TATTCTGTTAAGCAAGTTTATGACAAATTGGTTGGTAGTAAACCAAAAGTACACTGGGATAATATGGTGTGGAATCGTTTGAGTACTCCAAAACACAGATTTATTTGTTGGCTTGCTGTCCAACAGAGACTGCAAACTACAGCCAAATTGGCTAGTATTGGGGTCAGTTCTTCTTCTGATTGCTTACTGTGTGGGCAAGGGATTGAGAACCATGATCATTTATTTTTCTCATGTCCTTTTAGTAGTAGATGTCTGGCTGAGTTGAAGATTTGGTTGGGCATTCAGCTACCTGTTTGTAACTTGCAGCAGCTTATCAAGAAGATAGGGTGCAGTAAACACTCAAAATTCAGAAAACAGGTGATATTTGCTGGCATGGCTGCTTCTGTTTACACCATCTGGAAGAGTAGAAATGATAGTTTTTGGAATGGAGTTGTTCCAACTGTGCAACATTTTGTGTCTAGGCTGAAGCAAATTGTTAGAAGTAGAATTTATATGGTTATGCCAAAGTCTATAAGTAGAAGGGATAGTCAATGGTTTTTGACTTTGTAA
- the LOC130461859 gene encoding uncharacterized protein has product MPCYNTATLTLISYFILLLSSVLLNDLPSASALDCTPGHECDYAHLKPTHNLYFPNRKILMGLSKEERPNYAEEWRKVPSGPDPLHHSGGPQKRPRTSP; this is encoded by the exons ATGCCTTGTTATAATACTGCTACTCTTACTCTGATTAGCTACTTCATTCTACTACTTTCTTCCGTTTTGCTCAACGACTTGCCTTCCGCTTCTGCTCTTG ATTGTACACCTGGACATGAATGTGACTATGCTCATCTCAAGCCGACTCATAATCTCTACTTCCCTAACAGAAAG ATTCTGATGGGCTTATCCAAAGAAGAAAGGCCCAACTATGCTGAGGAGTGGAGGAAGGTTCCTTCTGGACCAGACCCATTACACCACAGCGGTGGTCCACAGAAAAGGCCCAGGACAAGTCCATAA
- the LOC130461390 gene encoding uncharacterized protein: MAHVGSLVGPEAARENLLRANPQWRVPGAEERNPAMMAQYYLNEAVFWSSFASECSSVEERQLRRYQEAYARDIPVLDQKAGQLMAEMVEIKQLYLQYSREAREAAEQIGAEVGKNQNSFFL, encoded by the exons atggctcacgtgggatctttggtgggtcccgaagctgcacgggagaatcttcttcgggccaacccgcagtggagggttcctggagctgaggagaggaacccagctatgatggcccaatattatctgaatgag gctgttttctggtcctcgttcgcttccgagtgtagctcggttgaggagaggcaactgaggaggtatcaggaggcttatgctcgtgatatccctgtcttggaccagaaggctgggcagctcatggccgagatggtggagatcaagcaactgtaccttcagtacagtcgtgaggctagggaAGCGGCGGAacagatcggggccgaagttgggaa AAAtcagaattccttctttttgtaA